CTGCAGAGACGAGTACAATAAGTTCCATAAAATGATAAAGAATGAAGGTAGAGATTAAGTTTAATGTTCATCATCGTACGTTTAATTCTCTAATAATTGGATGCTCAGGGTTGATCTCAAACACCCTTCTCCCTTTCATAAACTCCAAAGTAGAGGTATCACCGACAGTTTGTGCCTTCATGAGTCTGCAAAAGAATCAATCGTGTTAAAAAATGATGCTAAAGAAATTTGCTATAAAAGGCAGCAGATCAAACAAGAGGATATTCACCTCTCCATGTTGGCAGACCAACCAAACTTCCCAGATACCAAAACACAGGGTGATGAACTCAGACGATTTGAGATTTGAACATTGGCAACTTTTTCACCCAATCGTTTCTTAATCCAATCACATGTTCTGCTAAATTCTTCTTTTGTTACTTTTTCCTTCTCCTCATTCTTATCACCTACAGAATTGAGaccataaaaaaaaataaaaaatgtgtaACCCATGACTAGCATTAACCTAATTGTTGATCTAACTGCTAAATAACTCACAAGAATAAGCTGGTACAGGCCAGAACAAGAACACACAGACTAACCTAGATCCAAATCTTCTTTGCTAATGTCTACAAAATTCTTCTCCTTGTAAGATTTCAGACTTTGAATGGCAACCTCATCAATGGGATCTACCAAATAGAGCACCTAGGAGATTGGAACCAAAAAAATTCATTCAAGATGATGCACAATAAAGTTAATCGgtatatatttcaatatttaatgaAGAAAGAGACATACTTCAAGATCCTTCTCAAGAAGTCTCTCCAGGAAAGGTGTATTCCGAGCACTGCTCACGCTGTCAGCAGCAAGGTAATAGATATCCTTCTGTTCAGCTTTCATGTTTTCAACATACTCATCCAAACTTATCATCTCGTCCTCACTCTGGGAAGAGAAGAATCTAAGCAACGGTGCAAGACGCTTGTGATTTTCACGATCTTCTATGCATCccaatttcaaatgttttccaAAATTCTCCCAAAATGTCTCATAGTCCTACAATGTAAGCACATGTTAGTATACAAAAGCAAAACGGCAGAAGATGCTGATCAATTCTTATTAGCGCACAAAAGTAAGAATTACACCATTAGCCATGCTTTGTTTAAGTCTTTTTTTACAGTAAATATATTTACAAAGTCACATAAGAGTTGGAAGGGAAAACAGAGGCAGAAGATAGGAGAAAGGAGAAAATATAATGCATACTCCTTTATTTTCACTCATGGATATTCCGAGAATCATGTCGAAGGTTTTTCGAACCAAACGTTTCCTCATGATTCGTACCTTTAAAAAAAGCACAAACTTATAGTTAGAAGAATGTTAAATAAGAAAAGTAAGTTACTTTTTCAGTATCTAACAAGAACTCTGGAAAAAGATTTAGGCCGTACGATGCGACTTTCTTGAAGAATCTCACGTGAGACATTGAGAGGAAGGTCATTTGAGTCCACAACACCCTTGACAAAGCTTAGATATCGAGGGAACTATACAACCAAAAGAATACGAAGTGAGCACAAGTCAGACTACATTTGAATCAATCATATTCCTCTCATGGATAAAGGAAAGACATTTTATTACCAATTCGCCATCAAAATCATCCGAAATGAAAACTCTTTTAACATAGAGTCTTATATTCTTCGTTTTGGGATTGGTTATGTCATCCCTTCCCATAGGAGAAGCGGCTGGGACATAGAGTACAGAACGGAACTCCACCTCACCCTGCAAAACCaatatttataacttaaaaatgaaataagaaacaTTGGAGGAGTGACGCTCTAGCCAtgttaaaattgcataaaatttcaACAATATTATCTTAGGACATTAAAACCACAGCCCGCTTCTATTAATTCAAGATAATTTAATCCAAAGAGACCCCCACAAACTTTTCAAAGCTGATTCAGAATAGCTTCCCACTAAGCAATGTAATTACCTCAGTTGTGAAGTGAGATGATGCTAACGGATCTGAGTACTCATTAAAAGTTTTTTTGTAGAACTCGTTGTATTCCTCTGTTGTCACCTCCTTAGGATTACGGAGCTGTAAAGATAAAATTAGTTACATAAAACATTTtagaaatacaaatttaaaacttGCGCAATTCTAAACTGAGACCTAAAACCTCACCCAAATTGGCTGAGTCTCATTTGTAAGCTCCCAATCCCAATACCTCTCAACAAccttctttgttttcttcttcttctgttACATCAAAGTCGAAAAATAATCAATTGCATGTTGCTAATGAGCCTGTAGATGATGATAAAACTACATAAATATAAAAAGGAAACCACCTCAATCTTTTCATCTTGATCAGCCTCTTTGGCTTCAGCTGGGTCCTCATCAACTTCAACCTGTGATAAGCCAACAGGTTAGTTATCCCTAATACTAGTTGATGACTTTTGTCAAGAAAAATGCAAATGTTGATATCATGTTGAAAGCACCTCTTTAGTGATTCCCTTCTCCTGCCATGTGTAAATCGGGAAAGAAACAAACTGTGAATAATTCTTCACAAGCTTTTGAATCCGTTCCGGATGGGCAAAACCTTTGTCATCACGCTGAAAGCACACAGACAAAAAGAAACAAGAGATTAGTTCAAGATACAATAATAAATGAAGGTACTAAAATATTCTTCATTATTTAAGAGACCTTAAGATACAATGTAAGGCGTGTTCCTCGTGGAATGAGATTCTCTGGGTTTGTCTCCTCCCGAATAGTATATGAGCTAGCATTTGCCTCTCCTTCCCATACATATTGTTTATCAGATTTTGGACTTTTTGTTGAAACAACTACCTACAATTACAATAAAATACATTAGCAACTGCCACCACATGAACTTCTGAATTCACGTGCTAAAATGACAAGTACTTCTTACCTTATCAGAAACCAGAAATG
The Gossypium hirsutum isolate 1008001.06 chromosome A07, Gossypium_hirsutum_v2.1, whole genome shotgun sequence genome window above contains:
- the LOC107954949 gene encoding heat shock protein 90-6, mitochondrial, giving the protein MMHRFSRRSVSAALRAPATRYRIAAAAPISFSTPIPVSAVESDNSTRWYSAITGGKCNTTRHSSQLNLKNDLFLGSRYESTSAASDSGNPPPPPAEKYEYQAEVSRLMDLIVNSLYSNKEVFLRELISNASDALDKLRYLSVTDPQLSKDAVDLDIRIQTDKDNGIITITDSGIGMTRQELVDCLGTIAQSGTAKFLKAVKESKDAGTDNNLIGQFGVGFYSAFLVSDKVVVSTKSPKSDKQYVWEGEANASSYTIREETNPENLIPRGTRLTLYLKRDDKGFAHPERIQKLVKNYSQFVSFPIYTWQEKGITKEVEVDEDPAEAKEADQDEKIEKKKKTKKVVERYWDWELTNETQPIWLRNPKEVTTEEYNEFYKKTFNEYSDPLASSHFTTEGEVEFRSVLYVPAASPMGRDDITNPKTKNIRLYVKRVFISDDFDGELFPRYLSFVKGVVDSNDLPLNVSREILQESRIVRIMRKRLVRKTFDMILGISMSENKGDYETFWENFGKHLKLGCIEDRENHKRLAPLLRFFSSQSEDEMISLDEYVENMKAEQKDIYYLAADSVSSARNTPFLERLLEKDLEVLYLVDPIDEVAIQSLKSYKEKNFVDISKEDLDLGDKNEEKEKVTKEEFSRTCDWIKKRLGEKVANVQISNRLSSSPCVLVSGKFGWSANMERLMKAQTVGDTSTLEFMKGRRVFEINPEHPIIRELNAAFKSNPDDEDALRAIDLLYDAALVSSGYTPDNPAQLSGKIYEMMGMAISGKWSTFDSQQSASQPPQTETLEAEVVEPVEAGSQK